In the Pedosphaera parvula Ellin514 genome, one interval contains:
- a CDS encoding signal peptidase II, giving the protein MTASVKLRLLILFIVLGCTIGCDQTSKQIARTKLGRLGYVTLPGGLGELRIAENSGSFLSLGSSLPEPLRVGLLTFGVGVGLLVLFGYLARSPRLSRLSFFALALVWAGGTSNFIDRATRHGRVTDFVFLQAGPLHTGVFNAADVLIMIGVAVLAWDLWQQGKKNPKQNPK; this is encoded by the coding sequence ATGACCGCATCGGTTAAACTCCGTCTGCTCATATTATTCATAGTTCTCGGCTGCACGATTGGCTGCGATCAGACCTCGAAACAGATCGCACGCACGAAACTTGGCCGGCTGGGATACGTCACGCTGCCCGGCGGATTGGGCGAGCTGCGGATCGCCGAGAATTCGGGATCTTTCCTGAGTCTCGGCTCTTCGTTACCAGAGCCTCTGCGTGTCGGATTGCTCACCTTCGGGGTGGGGGTGGGACTGCTTGTCTTATTTGGTTACCTGGCCCGTAGTCCCAGGCTGAGTCGCCTCTCCTTCTTTGCGCTCGCACTGGTCTGGGCTGGTGGGACGAGCAACTTCATTGATCGCGCCACCCGTCACGGGCGCGTCACGGACTTCGTTTTCCTCCAGGCCGGCCCACTTCACACCGGGGTGTTTAATGCCGCTGATGTCCTGATCATGATCGGTGTCGCGGTGCTGGCTTGGGATCTCTGGCAGCAAGGCAAAAAGAATCCAAAGCAAAATCCGAAATAA
- a CDS encoding arylsulfatase gives MKRMKRNGSFCLGRAAVLFCLLVSFVLRSESVSAATAKRPNILLIMSDDMGFSDLGCYGSEIQTSNLDYLATNGVRFSQFYNTARCCPTRASLLSGLYPHQAGIGHMTHDSGYDGYVGSLNHKCMTIAEVMRQGGYNTYMCGKWHVTQFIGKNANKSDWPVQRGFENFYGTITGGGSFYDPTTLCRQNTYVTPVNDPEYKPDHFYYTEAISDNAIRFLQQHKQESTGKPFFMYVAYTAAHWPMHALEKDIAKYRGKFDQGYEPVRKARFERLKQLGLINPKWNLSDQAGDWDKVEDKQWEARCMEVYAAMIDNMDQGIGRIVAELKQQGNLDNTLIFFLQDNGGCAEDMGRTDRGHGRDENLKPMGPDDLQPNIWPPMQTRDGRWVRSGPGVMPGPEDTYVAYGRSWANVSNTPFREYKHWVHEGGISTPLIVHWPAGIASGRDGRLESQPGHLVDIMATCVDVAGVTYPREFNGQAIKPMEGVSLQPAFNGKNLKRKNPIFWEHEGNRAIRDGRWKLVAKENQPWELYDMESDRTETCNLAEKNPKKVKELAAAWNAWAARADVLPLGAWKEDVNKNKKIKAKGGRE, from the coding sequence ATGAAGAGAATGAAAAGAAACGGCAGCTTTTGTTTGGGAAGGGCGGCGGTTTTGTTCTGCCTTCTAGTATCCTTTGTTCTGCGATCGGAGAGCGTCTCAGCCGCAACCGCCAAGCGCCCCAACATCCTGCTCATCATGTCCGATGACATGGGTTTCTCCGACCTCGGCTGTTACGGCAGTGAAATTCAAACATCCAACCTCGACTACCTCGCCACCAATGGCGTCCGGTTCAGCCAGTTCTACAACACGGCCCGTTGCTGTCCCACTCGCGCATCACTCCTCAGTGGCCTTTACCCGCACCAAGCTGGCATTGGCCACATGACGCATGACAGTGGATACGACGGTTATGTCGGAAGTCTGAACCACAAATGCATGACCATCGCTGAGGTGATGCGCCAGGGCGGTTACAATACCTACATGTGCGGGAAGTGGCATGTCACCCAGTTCATCGGCAAAAACGCAAATAAATCCGACTGGCCCGTGCAGCGTGGCTTTGAAAACTTTTACGGCACCATCACTGGCGGCGGCAGCTTTTACGATCCAACCACGCTTTGCCGTCAGAACACCTATGTCACTCCGGTAAATGATCCGGAGTACAAACCCGATCATTTTTATTATACCGAAGCCATCAGCGACAACGCCATCCGCTTTCTGCAACAGCACAAACAGGAATCCACCGGCAAACCATTCTTCATGTATGTGGCTTATACCGCCGCACATTGGCCCATGCATGCGCTGGAAAAGGACATCGCCAAATATCGCGGCAAGTTCGACCAGGGCTATGAACCGGTTCGCAAAGCTCGTTTCGAACGCCTGAAGCAACTCGGCCTTATCAATCCAAAATGGAACTTGTCCGACCAGGCGGGTGATTGGGACAAGGTGGAGGACAAGCAGTGGGAAGCCCGTTGCATGGAGGTTTATGCCGCCATGATTGACAATATGGATCAAGGCATTGGTCGCATCGTTGCCGAGTTGAAACAGCAGGGGAACCTCGACAATACATTGATATTCTTTCTCCAGGACAACGGAGGATGTGCGGAGGACATGGGCCGCACTGATCGCGGCCATGGTCGTGATGAAAATTTGAAACCAATGGGACCGGATGACTTGCAACCCAATATCTGGCCTCCCATGCAAACTCGCGACGGTCGCTGGGTTCGCAGCGGTCCCGGTGTCATGCCTGGGCCGGAGGACACCTATGTAGCTTACGGTCGCAGTTGGGCCAATGTTTCCAATACGCCCTTCCGTGAATACAAACATTGGGTACACGAAGGCGGCATCAGCACTCCGTTGATTGTGCATTGGCCAGCTGGCATCGCTTCAGGACGGGATGGTCGCCTTGAAAGCCAACCCGGTCACCTGGTTGATATCATGGCCACATGTGTGGATGTCGCAGGCGTGACTTATCCCAGGGAATTCAACGGACAGGCGATTAAACCGATGGAAGGCGTTTCCTTGCAGCCTGCCTTTAATGGCAAAAATCTCAAACGCAAAAACCCGATCTTCTGGGAGCACGAAGGCAATCGGGCCATTCGGGACGGCCGGTGGAAACTTGTTGCGAAAGAGAACCAACCTTGGGAACTCTACGATATGGAAAGTGATCGTACGGAAACCTGTAATCTCGCGGAAAAGAATCCGAAAAAGGTTAAGGAACTCGCTGCCGCCTGGAATGCATGGGCGGCCCGCGCGGATGTGCTGCCACTCGGCGCCTGGAAGGAAGATGTGAATAAAAATAAAAAGATCAAGGCCAAAGGAGGCCGGGAATGA
- a CDS encoding 6-phosphofructokinase, translated as MAELVGNLLVAQSGGPTAVINASVAGVIQEAGKHECIEEIYGGLNGILGILNEELIDINEEKAKTIEGLKYTPAAGLGTCRYKIDFKKKPEQASKDMDRLFEVFKAHNIRFFFYAGGNDSQDTAHKIHEEAIKRGHEMRVIGVPKTIDNDLPHTDHCPGYGSVIKYNAATVMEVAFDVSSMATDDGSCCLIEVMGRAAGWIAAGTVLAKRLESDAPHIILMPEIPLNEAVFLAKVKETVASHKYCIVVVGEGLKNAAGEEIGADKSRLDAFGHPVLSGAAERLAEIIQGKINLKTRTVKLGYAQRAAEHYASLTDSQEAVACGEAAVKAAVSGQSGLMVKIVRTQTSPYKWTTGLQPLGDIANVEHFLPRDWVTEDGFLPNQKFIEYARPLIEGEVKVPTEGGLPKFAVLEKVRIDKQLPPHVK; from the coding sequence ATGGCAGAACTTGTTGGAAATCTATTGGTCGCACAGTCTGGTGGTCCCACTGCGGTAATCAACGCCAGTGTCGCGGGTGTCATTCAAGAAGCCGGCAAACATGAGTGCATTGAAGAGATCTATGGTGGTCTCAACGGCATTCTCGGCATCTTGAACGAGGAACTGATCGACATTAACGAAGAAAAAGCCAAAACCATCGAAGGGCTGAAATATACACCTGCCGCCGGTCTTGGTACCTGCCGCTACAAAATCGATTTTAAAAAGAAGCCCGAACAAGCCTCCAAGGACATGGATCGCCTGTTCGAAGTCTTCAAGGCGCATAACATCCGCTTTTTCTTTTATGCCGGTGGTAACGATTCCCAGGACACGGCGCATAAGATTCACGAAGAAGCCATCAAGCGCGGTCATGAAATGCGCGTGATTGGCGTGCCCAAAACCATCGACAACGATTTGCCGCACACCGATCATTGTCCCGGTTATGGTTCCGTCATTAAGTATAATGCCGCCACCGTCATGGAAGTGGCCTTTGATGTCAGCAGCATGGCCACCGATGACGGCTCCTGCTGTTTGATTGAAGTCATGGGCCGCGCCGCTGGTTGGATTGCTGCGGGCACTGTGCTGGCCAAACGCTTGGAATCGGACGCTCCCCATATTATTTTGATGCCCGAGATTCCGCTGAACGAAGCGGTATTTCTCGCCAAGGTGAAAGAAACTGTTGCCTCTCATAAATACTGCATCGTGGTGGTCGGCGAAGGTCTGAAGAACGCTGCCGGTGAAGAAATCGGCGCTGATAAATCCCGCCTCGATGCGTTTGGTCATCCGGTACTTTCCGGCGCGGCTGAGCGCCTTGCCGAGATCATCCAGGGCAAGATCAACCTCAAAACCCGCACGGTTAAACTCGGTTACGCCCAGCGTGCCGCGGAACATTATGCCAGCTTGACTGATTCCCAGGAAGCAGTCGCTTGCGGCGAAGCTGCAGTGAAGGCCGCCGTCTCAGGCCAGAGCGGTTTAATGGTCAAAATTGTCCGCACCCAAACCAGTCCGTACAAGTGGACCACTGGTCTGCAGCCCCTTGGCGATATCGCCAATGTTGAACATTTCCTCCCACGCGATTGGGTGACTGAAGATGGCTTCCTGCCCAACCAAAAGTTTATCGAATATGCCCGCCCTTTGATTGAAGGCGAAGTGAAAGTGCCGACCGAAGGTGGCTTGCCCAAATTCGCAGTTCTGGAAAAAGTGCGCATTGATAAGCAGCTTCCTCCTCACGTGAAGTAA
- a CDS encoding sulfatase-like hydrolase/transferase produces MKKWLLSLCLLVFVCLLSNGAESGKRPPNIIFLLTDDMGLGDVGCYGGKMIPTPNIDRLASEGTRFTQYYVASPVCSPSRTGMLTGSYPARWRITNYLQTRAGNRASEQADFLDPKAPSIARTLKAAGYATAHIGKWHMGGGRDVTNAPPFSAYGFDEHASTYESPQPDPDITARNWIWSPDDKVKRWDRTSFFVDKTLDFLKRHPNQPCYVNLWPDDVHTPWVPKGSDPAESKDGGERETKFLAVMAEYDRQVGRLLDGLKEMGLEENTILVFSSDNGPLPTFNGKRTTGLRGSKISLYEGGIRLPLIIRWPGHVPAGQVDEKSLINAVDLFPSFCGIAQASLPKDVKFDGEDLSKIFLGKSAIHKQPMLWEYGRNSSFGYPKGRNRSPNVAVRDGNWKLLVNADGTQAELYDLKADAKEENNVAEQNPEVTRRLSALVLDWRHSLP; encoded by the coding sequence ATGAAGAAGTGGTTGCTATCACTTTGTCTGCTGGTTTTCGTCTGCCTCCTTTCCAATGGGGCCGAGTCAGGAAAACGTCCGCCCAATATCATCTTTCTGCTCACCGATGACATGGGCCTGGGCGATGTCGGCTGTTATGGCGGTAAAATGATTCCCACGCCGAACATTGACCGGCTGGCAAGCGAAGGCACGCGGTTTACGCAGTATTACGTCGCTTCACCAGTTTGCTCTCCATCGCGAACCGGAATGCTCACCGGTTCCTATCCGGCACGCTGGCGCATCACCAACTACCTGCAAACCCGTGCGGGCAATCGCGCCTCGGAGCAGGCAGACTTCCTTGATCCCAAGGCTCCATCCATCGCCCGCACGCTCAAAGCTGCCGGGTACGCCACGGCGCACATCGGCAAATGGCATATGGGCGGCGGTCGTGATGTCACCAATGCCCCTCCTTTTTCTGCCTACGGGTTCGACGAACATGCCAGCACGTATGAAAGTCCTCAACCGGATCCCGATATCACCGCCCGCAATTGGATTTGGTCACCGGACGATAAGGTCAAACGTTGGGATCGCACCTCTTTCTTCGTTGATAAAACTCTGGATTTTCTAAAGCGTCATCCGAACCAACCGTGTTACGTGAACCTCTGGCCGGATGATGTGCATACCCCCTGGGTGCCAAAGGGAAGCGATCCGGCGGAATCCAAGGACGGCGGCGAGCGTGAGACTAAATTCCTGGCCGTGATGGCGGAATATGATCGGCAGGTGGGACGTCTGCTGGACGGTTTGAAGGAAATGGGCCTGGAGGAAAATACCATTCTTGTCTTCAGCAGCGACAACGGGCCGTTGCCGACCTTCAACGGTAAACGAACAACGGGTTTGCGTGGCAGCAAAATCAGTCTCTATGAAGGCGGCATTCGCCTGCCATTGATCATTCGCTGGCCAGGCCACGTCCCCGCCGGACAGGTGGATGAAAAATCATTGATCAATGCCGTCGATTTATTTCCCAGCTTTTGTGGAATCGCCCAAGCGAGTCTGCCAAAGGATGTGAAGTTCGATGGCGAGGACTTGAGTAAAATCTTCCTTGGAAAATCCGCAATACACAAGCAGCCGATGCTCTGGGAATATGGTCGCAACAGTTCCTTTGGCTATCCCAAAGGCAGAAACCGTAGTCCAAATGTTGCGGTTCGCGATGGAAATTGGAAATTACTCGTCAATGCGGATGGCACCCAGGCAGAACTTTACGATTTGAAGGCAGATGCGAAGGAAGAAAACAATGTCGCGGAACAGAATCCCGAAGTGACGCGTCGACTTTCAGCACTCGTCCTCGACTGGCGGCATTCTTTGCCGTGA
- a CDS encoding alpha/beta hydrolase: MLRPLLKVLPVLFLVACQEWAQAESVGDSSDHRAHAVAALERTNLLAYRNSKGVVAPVKSKSDWNKRRADILRAMQEVMGPLPGKEKSCALNVKVEEEVDCGSYVRQLISYASEPNSRVPAYLCIPKEALKGKKKFPAVLCLHPTEMQLGHKVVVGFGKEHRAYAAELAERGFVTLSPAYPLMANSQPDLKSLGYQSGTMKAIWDNKRGMDLLDSLPYVRKGRYGAIGHSLGGHNSIYTAVFDERIKVIVSSSGFDSYQDYMNGNIKGWTSERYMPKLLDYKLNAIPFDFYELIGALAPRVCFINAPLGDSNFKWQSVDRIVNEAGQIYKIYGVPQNLLVRHPNCAHDFPDVERFESYHVLESALR; this comes from the coding sequence ATGCTTCGACCACTGCTGAAAGTTCTTCCTGTGCTATTTCTTGTGGCCTGTCAGGAATGGGCACAGGCGGAAAGTGTGGGTGACTCAAGCGATCACAGGGCGCATGCTGTGGCAGCGTTGGAGAGAACCAATCTGCTGGCATACCGCAACAGCAAAGGAGTTGTGGCGCCGGTTAAATCGAAATCGGACTGGAACAAACGGCGCGCTGACATTTTGCGTGCGATGCAGGAGGTGATGGGGCCATTGCCGGGAAAAGAGAAGTCTTGTGCGCTGAACGTGAAGGTCGAAGAGGAGGTGGATTGCGGAAGTTACGTGCGTCAATTGATCAGCTATGCCTCCGAACCCAATTCAAGAGTTCCAGCCTATCTCTGCATTCCCAAGGAAGCGTTGAAAGGCAAAAAGAAATTTCCCGCCGTGCTTTGCCTGCATCCAACCGAGATGCAACTCGGTCATAAGGTCGTGGTCGGCTTTGGAAAAGAGCATAGAGCGTATGCGGCGGAGTTGGCTGAACGAGGCTTTGTGACGCTCTCGCCCGCTTATCCGCTCATGGCCAATTCTCAACCGGACCTCAAATCGCTTGGTTATCAAAGCGGCACGATGAAAGCAATCTGGGATAATAAGCGCGGCATGGACTTGCTGGACTCTTTGCCTTACGTGCGAAAGGGAAGGTATGGAGCGATTGGCCATTCGCTGGGCGGGCACAATTCGATTTACACGGCGGTGTTCGATGAACGGATCAAAGTGATTGTGTCCAGCAGCGGATTTGATTCCTACCAGGACTACATGAACGGAAATATCAAGGGCTGGACCAGTGAACGATACATGCCAAAGTTGCTTGATTATAAGTTGAACGCAATCCCCTTTGATTTTTACGAACTCATCGGAGCGTTGGCTCCGCGGGTTTGCTTTATCAATGCACCGCTGGGCGACAGTAATTTCAAATGGCAAAGTGTGGACAGAATCGTGAATGAAGCGGGACAAATATATAAAATCTACGGGGTGCCGCAAAATCTGCTGGTGAGGCATCCCAATTGCGCGCATGATTTTCCTGATGTGGAGCGGTTCGAGTCATACCATGTTTTGGAGTCAGCATTGAGATGA
- a CDS encoding glycoside hydrolase family 9 protein, translated as MDDSLPLRMPSIGDHQLRVLSSTLLELTLITTKAPDPATVTQWNFVNAAGHLTLPATSEFGVKVNGQSVPVQAVGFKRRVLYAPLKQRDLRIGNQLYLRLSNPVPTGAAVQVFNPSAALWDTNTIFTVQADALRYSPVIHVNQIGYLPTMPKKAMVGFYLGSMGEMNLSGFSTFQLVDAQSGSVVFSGNLTSRLDTGYTYTPTPYQRVLQADFGSFVTPGEYKLVVPGLGASFPFFIDESVAANFARTYQLGIYHQRCGTDNSFPYTRFIHADCHINPVEIPTMDSPEAGFVNDVLNNESMGALNNPLHTAPRMTNIDASLYPFINQGYIDASGGHHDAGDYSKYTINVAALIHYLVFAVDAFPGVKDLDNLGIPESGDGISDLLQEAKWEADFLAKLQDADGGFYFIVYPRTREYENDVLPDHGDLQLVLPKNTSGTAAAVAALAEIGSSPTFKAAYPDAASNYLAQALAGWNFLQTAIATYGRDGSYQMITQYGDEFMHNDELAWAAAALYAATGDPVYDNDLRTNTPNPNDPNLRRWGWWSMFEGYGCAYRTYAFAARTGRLQPAQLNSNYLAKCEAEIKFAASNAVLYSQHMAYGSSFSDENKPILTARLVFLR; from the coding sequence ATGGACGACTCGTTGCCGTTGCGAATGCCCTCAATCGGGGATCACCAGTTGCGAGTTCTTTCCTCCACCTTGTTGGAGTTGACTCTCATCACCACCAAGGCACCCGACCCGGCAACGGTAACACAATGGAACTTTGTTAATGCAGCGGGCCATCTGACTTTGCCCGCCACTTCGGAGTTTGGCGTCAAGGTCAACGGTCAGAGTGTTCCGGTTCAGGCAGTTGGTTTTAAACGTCGTGTGCTTTATGCACCACTGAAACAACGAGATCTGCGTATCGGCAACCAACTCTACCTCCGGCTGAGCAACCCCGTGCCGACCGGTGCAGCGGTCCAGGTTTTTAATCCATCCGCTGCGCTATGGGATACCAACACCATTTTCACTGTCCAGGCAGATGCTCTGCGCTACAGCCCGGTCATTCACGTCAACCAAATCGGATATTTGCCCACCATGCCCAAAAAGGCGATGGTCGGCTTTTACCTCGGCAGCATGGGCGAAATGAATCTTTCCGGCTTTTCAACCTTCCAATTGGTGGATGCCCAAAGTGGAAGCGTCGTCTTTAGCGGGAATCTTACTTCACGACTGGATACGGGCTACACCTATACTCCAACACCTTATCAGCGAGTGCTTCAGGCCGACTTTGGCAGCTTCGTCACGCCCGGTGAATACAAACTCGTGGTACCTGGATTGGGAGCATCCTTTCCGTTCTTCATTGATGAGAGCGTTGCCGCGAATTTTGCCCGCACTTATCAACTTGGCATTTATCACCAGCGCTGTGGCACCGATAATTCCTTCCCTTATACTCGCTTCATCCATGCAGACTGCCACATCAATCCGGTGGAGATTCCAACAATGGATTCGCCGGAGGCCGGCTTTGTCAATGATGTGCTGAATAACGAATCGATGGGGGCGCTCAACAATCCCCTGCACACCGCCCCGCGCATGACCAACATCGACGCCAGTCTCTACCCTTTCATCAACCAGGGTTACATCGATGCCAGCGGGGGGCATCACGACGCTGGTGATTACAGCAAATACACGATCAATGTCGCGGCGCTGATACACTATCTGGTTTTCGCAGTGGACGCATTCCCAGGCGTGAAGGACCTGGATAACCTCGGTATTCCCGAAAGTGGCGATGGCATCAGCGACCTGTTGCAGGAAGCGAAGTGGGAGGCGGATTTCCTGGCAAAGTTGCAGGATGCGGACGGTGGATTTTATTTCATCGTCTATCCGCGTACTCGTGAATATGAGAACGACGTGCTGCCGGATCATGGCGATCTGCAACTGGTGCTGCCAAAGAACACTTCTGGTACGGCAGCGGCCGTGGCGGCCCTGGCTGAAATTGGTTCCTCGCCCACTTTCAAAGCTGCCTACCCTGACGCGGCCTCCAACTATCTGGCCCAGGCCCTGGCCGGCTGGAATTTTCTGCAAACGGCCATTGCCACCTACGGACGCGATGGTTCTTATCAGATGATTACGCAGTACGGGGATGAGTTCATGCACAATGACGAACTGGCCTGGGCGGCAGCAGCCTTGTACGCGGCCACGGGTGATCCGGTTTATGACAACGATTTGCGAACCAACACACCCAATCCGAACGATCCCAATCTCCGGCGATGGGGTTGGTGGAGCATGTTTGAAGGCTATGGCTGCGCGTATCGCACCTATGCATTTGCGGCCCGCACCGGTCGCCTGCAACCGGCGCAACTGAATTCGAATTATCTCGCCAAATGTGAGGCGGAAATAAAGTTCGCCGCCAGCAATGCCGTGTTGTATTCGCAGCACATGGCTTATGGCTCCAGCTTTTCCGATGAGAACAAGCCGATACTCACCGCCCGGTTGGTATTTCTCCGGTGA
- a CDS encoding winged helix DNA-binding domain-containing protein: protein MNTLDIAHHRLYNQQIATQRFAQPAQVVAWLGAVQAQDFAGAKWSIGLRLPETTDKGIERAIIDRTIVRTWPMRGTLHFLAAEDVRWMLKLLTTRTIAGSARRQQELELDGKVFARCEKLFIQALQGGRQLSRDAIYALLEKNHISTGGQRGYHILWRLAQEGLICFGAPEGKQQTFALLDEWVPKSKSLEREVALAELAQRYFSSHGPASLHDFVGWSGLRIADAKAGLDAVASRLVQMKINDTVYWMPQELNVVNRTLSTLFLLPGFDEFMLGYKDRTAALELQHADKICPGSNGMFSPTLVWDGRVVGTWKRTFKKGTAVLQPTPFDSMTKTQTRALAPAAERYARYLGAPVILSCEEA from the coding sequence ATGAATACTTTGGATATTGCCCACCACCGGCTTTATAACCAACAGATCGCTACACAACGATTCGCGCAGCCAGCACAGGTGGTCGCCTGGCTTGGAGCGGTTCAAGCCCAGGATTTCGCCGGTGCGAAATGGTCCATTGGCCTCCGTCTGCCCGAAACGACAGACAAGGGAATTGAGCGAGCCATTATTGATCGGACAATTGTTCGCACCTGGCCGATGCGCGGCACGTTGCACTTTTTAGCGGCTGAAGATGTCCGTTGGATGCTGAAGTTGCTGACAACCCGCACCATTGCCGGCAGTGCGCGACGACAGCAAGAGCTCGAACTGGACGGGAAGGTTTTTGCGCGCTGCGAAAAACTATTTATCCAGGCATTGCAGGGCGGTCGACAACTTTCTCGCGATGCGATTTATGCGTTGCTCGAAAAAAACCATATCTCGACTGGAGGCCAGCGCGGTTATCATATCTTGTGGCGCTTGGCTCAGGAGGGACTTATTTGTTTTGGCGCACCGGAAGGCAAACAGCAGACTTTTGCGCTGCTCGATGAATGGGTTCCAAAAAGTAAGAGTTTGGAACGTGAGGTTGCCCTGGCAGAACTGGCTCAACGCTATTTCTCCAGCCATGGGCCGGCATCGCTGCACGATTTCGTCGGATGGTCCGGATTAAGAATTGCCGATGCCAAAGCCGGTCTGGATGCGGTCGCCTCACGACTCGTACAGATGAAAATCAACGATACAGTTTACTGGATGCCTCAGGAGCTAAATGTTGTGAACCGCACCTTATCAACCCTGTTTCTTCTGCCCGGTTTTGATGAATTTATGTTGGGCTACAAGGATCGCACCGCGGCACTGGAGTTGCAACATGCTGATAAAATCTGCCCGGGATCGAATGGTATGTTTAGTCCGACACTCGTGTGGGATGGTCGGGTGGTCGGAACTTGGAAGCGCACTTTCAAAAAGGGGACAGCAGTCCTTCAGCCGACTCCCTTTGATTCAATGACTAAAACTCAAACGCGCGCGCTTGCACCTGCTGCCGAACGCTATGCCAGGTATCTGGGCGCGCCTGTAATTCTCTCCTGCGAGGAGGCGTAA
- a CDS encoding BON domain-containing protein, with amino-acid sequence MYNTKKIMGLMMCAGALAFTAGVTGCAGDRYNQSTGEHIDDRATTTRVKSALSHDATYKYENVNVTTFKGVVQLSGFTDTGAQKSRAGDIAKGVEGVREVKNNITVK; translated from the coding sequence ATGTACAATACAAAGAAGATCATGGGGCTGATGATGTGTGCAGGCGCACTCGCATTCACCGCTGGCGTTACCGGCTGCGCGGGCGATCGCTACAACCAAAGCACCGGTGAGCACATCGATGACCGGGCGACCACCACCCGGGTCAAAAGCGCGTTGTCCCACGATGCCACCTATAAGTATGAGAATGTGAACGTCACGACCTTCAAAGGAGTGGTTCAACTGAGCGGCTTCACCGATACCGGAGCCCAGAAGAGCCGGGCTGGCGATATTGCCAAAGGCGTTGAAGGCGTTCGCGAGGTGAAGAACAACATCACCGTTAAGTAA
- a CDS encoding glycoside hydrolase family 9 protein, which yields MRTSRYSPPGWYFSGEQAFDVAVAYLIAPQSSYLDIIFQNFNYEMGCNPLNVSFLTGTGWKRQREIVHQYAQNDRRTLPPSGIPLGNIQQGAYYVDTYTTELGALIFPPDSANTAPYPMYDRWSDAFNVMTEFVVSRQSGKMVATTSWLMAMTSYKTQAWNSAVGIITGIPAQTSATNSITANVLAPTMSLNKARIVWEGLLQEPYLGPQFSFTPGNIGDNWIEVEAQLPDGRRIVAATNVFALPVNSLPPVVTDSNTVAAYRLATNFSDAMQQQTDLQVEGNAALDPIGLHVGGIGDDVTVDLDNLLVYNPTNTAAISVEAKLYINSFNVLGLGVANMLVLTASWNAQLNLSQDTWKPQPDIWGGSNLILDGTVLTNSLTLRNWHLVNITLDGTGYSVTVDTNKIFQNISSDLTNWNGSGFDTLRAGNFDGWIRDLVVRNIQITNYPPPILKVIGFAPNGSFRLHIDNGTSGAFVLEASTQLTNWTPIYTNSVGGQIDYTDTASPANPKRFYRARNLLVAVPP from the coding sequence ATGAGAACAAGCCGATACTCACCGCCCGGTTGGTATTTCTCCGGTGAACAGGCCTTTGATGTTGCTGTGGCCTATCTGATTGCTCCCCAGTCGAGCTACCTTGATATCATCTTCCAAAATTTCAATTATGAAATGGGCTGCAACCCATTGAATGTTTCCTTTCTCACCGGCACAGGTTGGAAACGCCAACGCGAAATCGTGCATCAATACGCACAAAACGATCGACGCACACTTCCTCCGTCCGGCATTCCTTTGGGCAATATTCAACAGGGAGCATACTATGTGGACACCTATACAACCGAACTGGGGGCGTTAATATTTCCACCCGATTCTGCAAATACCGCTCCCTACCCCATGTATGATCGATGGAGCGATGCTTTCAATGTGATGACCGAATTCGTCGTTTCCAGGCAGTCAGGCAAAATGGTCGCAACCACCTCCTGGCTGATGGCGATGACCAGTTACAAAACGCAGGCGTGGAATTCCGCGGTGGGAATAATCACCGGAATTCCGGCACAGACATCGGCAACTAATTCCATTACCGCCAATGTTTTGGCACCAACCATGTCTCTGAACAAGGCGCGCATTGTCTGGGAGGGATTGCTTCAGGAACCTTACCTCGGCCCGCAGTTCAGCTTTACACCGGGGAACATCGGGGACAACTGGATTGAAGTTGAGGCACAACTCCCGGATGGGCGAAGAATTGTGGCGGCCACCAACGTATTCGCTCTGCCCGTGAACTCCTTGCCGCCTGTCGTCACAGATTCAAACACCGTTGCTGCCTATCGATTGGCCACCAACTTCAGCGATGCCATGCAACAACAAACCGATCTGCAAGTCGAAGGAAACGCTGCCCTCGATCCCATAGGCCTGCATGTCGGCGGCATAGGTGACGATGTCACCGTGGATTTGGACAATCTTCTCGTTTACAATCCCACCAACACAGCGGCAATCAGCGTCGAGGCAAAACTGTATATCAACAGCTTCAACGTGCTTGGCCTCGGTGTTGCCAACATGCTGGTCCTGACGGCATCCTGGAACGCGCAACTCAATCTTTCACAGGATACCTGGAAGCCGCAACCGGACATTTGGGGTGGCAGCAATTTGATTCTGGATGGCACCGTCCTCACTAACAGCCTTACGTTGCGGAACTGGCATCTGGTGAACATTACGCTTGATGGGACTGGGTATAGTGTGACGGTCGATACAAACAAAATATTCCAGAATATCAGCTCAGATCTGACGAACTGGAATGGCTCGGGATTTGATACCTTGAGAGCCGGTAATTTCGATGGTTGGATTCGCGATCTCGTCGTGCGCAACATTCAGATCACCAACTATCCCCCTCCCATTTTGAAGGTCATCGGCTTCGCCCCCAATGGCTCCTTTCGCCTGCACATCGACAACGGCACCAGCGGCGCGTTCGTGCTCGAAGCCTCGACTCAATTAACCAACTGGACTCCAATCTATACGAACTCCGTCGGCGGCCAAATCGATTATACTGACACAGCCTCACCCGCGAACCCGAAACGATTCTATCGAGCACGCAACCTGCTCGTGGCCGTTCCACCATGA